Proteins from one uncultured Fibrobacter sp. genomic window:
- a CDS encoding fibrobacter succinogenes major paralogous domain-containing protein codes for MSRFFVGFALWALLLALAACGGDSKGTDPKDAELADDSLTESILDKDSDSAKDAEPSEKVDKVVPTFDDLPSCTRDLNGKTAYVEDEDSAYVCKKGLWVVDDSLTKAVRPDSEKKSSSSAKAKSSSNETSDSSSKAKSSSSKDGKSNSSSSSVVPTVSVASPCKTEAGDNCEYGTLTDDRDGQTYKTVKIGDQVWMAENLNYRYIQQTDDGAEEDSSSYCYNDDPANCAKYGRLYLWSAAMDSAGIIPGNTANGCGYWDNCNLGNVKVRGVCPEGWHLPDTTEWNALFNAVGGKETAGIMLKSTEGWKKNGNGSDSYFFSALPAGYRYYAGDFYREGSGASFWSSTQNNSLFAYHMYLYYDDDNAYLGGETKRNGFSVRCLKDYKSSSSEKNSSSSSVVPTASLASPCKTATEDNCEYGTLTDDRDGQTYKTVKIGEQWWMAENLNYRYIQQTFEGAEEDSSSYCYDDDPANCAKYGRLYLWSAAMDSAGIIPGNTANGCGYGEYCNLGNVKVRGVCPEGWHLPDTTEWDTLITAVGEWATVGKMLKSTEGWNDYEGTSGNGSDAYAFSALPAGRRNGSGNFVYEGESAYFWSSTESSSYYAYGMGLYNDVGYVDYAAIRKSYGYGYSVRCLRD; via the coding sequence ATGAGTCGTTTCTTTGTAGGTTTTGCTTTGTGGGCCTTGTTGCTTGCGCTTGCGGCCTGTGGTGGCGACAGCAAGGGAACCGACCCCAAGGACGCAGAACTTGCCGATGATTCCTTGACGGAATCGATTCTGGACAAGGACTCCGACTCTGCCAAGGATGCTGAACCTAGCGAGAAAGTCGATAAAGTTGTTCCCACTTTCGACGACTTGCCATCTTGCACGAGGGATCTCAACGGCAAGACTGCCTATGTGGAAGACGAGGATTCTGCCTATGTCTGTAAAAAGGGCCTCTGGGTCGTTGACGATTCGTTGACTAAGGCGGTTCGGCCGGACTCGGAGAAAAAATCATCGTCAAGCGCGAAGGCAAAGTCTAGTTCTAACGAGACGAGTGATTCCAGTAGCAAAGCCAAATCCAGCAGCAGTAAAGATGGCAAGTCTAACAGTTCATCGAGTTCCGTGGTCCCTACAGTTTCTGTGGCTTCACCTTGCAAAACCGAGGCTGGGGACAACTGTGAATATGGCACCCTGACTGACGACCGGGACGGGCAGACTTACAAGACTGTGAAAATCGGCGACCAGGTGTGGATGGCGGAGAACTTGAATTACAGGTACATTCAGCAGACAGATGATGGTGCCGAAGAAGACTCTTCCAGCTATTGCTATAATGATGACCCCGCCAATTGCGCTAAATATGGCCGCTTGTACCTGTGGAGTGCGGCAATGGATAGCGCTGGCATTATACCTGGTAATACGGCCAATGGTTGTGGCTATTGGGATAACTGCAACCTCGGCAACGTCAAAGTTCGTGGCGTGTGCCCTGAAGGCTGGCATCTGCCCGATACTACGGAATGGAACGCCCTGTTCAATGCGGTAGGGGGAAAAGAAACGGCAGGAATAATGCTAAAGTCCACGGAAGGCTGGAAAAAAAATGGCAATGGCTCGGATTCCTATTTCTTCTCGGCGTTGCCTGCTGGCTACAGGTACTACGCTGGGGATTTCTACCGCGAGGGCAGCGGCGCGAGCTTCTGGAGTTCGACGCAGAACAATAGCCTCTTCGCGTACCACATGTACTTGTACTACGACGACGATAATGCGTACCTGGGCGGCGAAACCAAGCGCAACGGGTTCTCTGTTCGTTGCCTTAAGGACTATAAATCAAGTAGTTCAGAAAAAAACAGTTCGTCGAGTTCCGTGGTTCCTACAGCTTCTTTAGCTTCACCTTGCAAAACAGCGACTGAGGACAACTGCGAATATGGCACCCTGACGGACGACAGGGACGGACAGACTTACAAGACCGTAAAAATCGGTGAACAGTGGTGGATGGCGGAGAACTTGAATTACAGGTACATTCAGCAGACTTTTGAAGGTGCCGAAGAAGACTCTTCTAGCTATTGCTATGATGATGACCCCGCCAATTGCGCTAAATATGGCCGCTTGTACCTGTGGAGCGCGGCAATGGATAGTGCTGGCATTATACCGGGTAACACGGCCAATGGTTGCGGCTATGGGGAATACTGCAACCTCGGCAACGTCAAAGTTCGTGGCGTATGCCCTGAGGGCTGGCACCTGCCCGATACCACGGAATGGGATACCCTGATCACTGCAGTTGGGGAGTGGGCAACCGTAGGAAAGATGCTGAAGTCCACGGAAGGCTGGAATGATTATGAAGGGACAAGTGGCAATGGCTCGGACGCCTACGCCTTCTCGGCGTTGCCTGCTGGCCGCAGGAACGGCAGTGGGAATTTCGTCTACGAGGGCGAAAGCGCGTACTTCTGGAGTTCTACGGAGAGCAGTAGCTACTACG